One part of the Sphingopyxis sp. TUF1 genome encodes these proteins:
- a CDS encoding LytTR family DNA-binding domain-containing protein, translated as MIRLHAPTSRIGWSALILAAWSLVTLAQAGQGYLVAAWRGQAQEWWPTLGYVAAIYSIWALLSWPIVGAALAIERRIKPWWGRIAAYLLLWPVVAYAHVLLFGLVYWPVYRNARIETRGEMADIMFVRNFDTNTMLYLALVAATILWVRWPRPRRAANAPTDAIEIRSRGRLTRIPLDTIDWIGAAGDYAEIHASGRTTLIEESLTSLSKRLPAADFARIHRGALIRIDRVREIEPIARGDAHVRLVGGEQLRLSRRYRDNLAALLDPRSAPAEPAE; from the coding sequence TTGATCCGCCTCCATGCTCCGACCAGCCGCATAGGGTGGAGCGCTCTCATTCTGGCGGCCTGGTCGCTCGTCACACTCGCGCAAGCCGGGCAAGGCTATTTGGTCGCGGCCTGGCGCGGTCAGGCGCAGGAGTGGTGGCCGACTCTGGGCTATGTCGCTGCGATCTATTCGATCTGGGCGCTGCTCAGCTGGCCGATCGTCGGCGCAGCGCTGGCGATCGAGCGCAGGATCAAGCCATGGTGGGGGCGGATTGCCGCCTATCTGCTGCTGTGGCCCGTCGTCGCCTACGCGCATGTCCTGCTGTTCGGACTCGTCTATTGGCCGGTGTATCGCAACGCCCGCATTGAGACGCGGGGCGAGATGGCCGACATCATGTTCGTTCGCAATTTCGATACGAACACGATGCTCTACCTTGCGCTGGTCGCCGCCACGATCCTTTGGGTGCGCTGGCCGCGCCCACGTCGGGCCGCTAACGCACCCACCGACGCGATCGAAATCCGCAGCCGTGGGCGCCTGACGCGCATCCCGCTCGATACCATCGACTGGATCGGCGCGGCGGGCGACTATGCCGAAATCCATGCGTCGGGCCGCACGACGCTGATCGAGGAATCGCTGACCTCGCTCAGCAAGCGCCTGCCTGCCGCCGACTTCGCGCGCATCCACCGCGGCGCGCTGATCCGTATCGACCGGGTGCGCGAGATCGAACCGATTGCGCGCGGCGACGCGCATGTCCGGTTGGTCGGCGGCGAGCAGCTGCGGCTGAGCCGCCGCTACCGCGACAATCTCGCCGCGCTCCTCGATCCGCGATCAGCACCCGCCGAACCCGCCGAATAG
- a CDS encoding J domain-containing protein, translating to MDPMSRAKRSDDWGFPRWRPYGSSREAQQVRLCDRHGCTNPGNCPAPKSPNSPERWYFCETHAAEYNRGWDYFAGLSAEDAAARAAEEAQGARSYARAQHYAWGGAGDGSRSADEMRALEILGLDPDADFDATKKAWRTYAKECHPDVKPGDDDAAKRFAAGQAAFEVLKQAEERKSWKPA from the coding sequence ATGGACCCGATGAGCCGCGCCAAAAGATCCGACGATTGGGGTTTTCCCCGCTGGCGCCCCTATGGCTCGTCGCGCGAGGCGCAGCAGGTGCGGCTCTGCGACCGGCACGGCTGCACCAACCCCGGCAACTGTCCCGCGCCCAAGTCGCCCAACAGCCCCGAACGCTGGTATTTCTGCGAGACGCACGCCGCCGAATATAATCGCGGCTGGGACTATTTCGCCGGGCTCAGCGCCGAGGATGCCGCCGCCCGCGCGGCGGAGGAAGCGCAAGGCGCCCGCAGCTATGCCCGCGCCCAGCATTACGCCTGGGGCGGCGCGGGCGACGGCAGCCGCAGCGCCGACGAAATGCGCGCGCTCGAAATCCTGGGGCTCGATCCCGACGCCGATTTCGACGCGACGAAAAAGGCCTGGCGCACCTATGCCAAGGAATGCCATCCCGACGTCAAGCCCGGCGACGATGACGCGGCGAAGCGCTTTGCCGCAGGGCAGGCAGCGTTCGAGGTGCTGAAACAGGCCGAAGAACGCAAGAGCTGGAAACCGGCCTGA
- a CDS encoding M23 family metallopeptidase → MPFSLLLLLLSAPDVPPAMAEVRPYQSLHLTVLYSPPIARIDGEDRLVYELHATNFAAQTLTVTDVELRSASDAAPIARLAPAGIMRRIGAQQGGAYDLAPGQRAIFYISVSWRGRGAEPLIHRIGLVPKGADASGRPVAIEGGAFVPAPAPGLDLGAPLRGGPWAAVALPEVDNGHRRYPYAVAGRVRLPGRHAIDWMPAAGFDRASAGTDVAADGSGADVLAVADGEILVAKDPDAPGALASIEDETGTMIVQRLPGGRYAFYQHLMPGIPVRQGERVRKGQVIGRVGSTGHVTQPHLHFHVADGIAPLDGEGLPYRLKAGRIVGAYPGRADFDAARPWRAETERPVDGLPAPYAVIRFEPAPSKQPLVARDQAANEPLCPRTPNPQNAASAPGSSGPSNGCYR, encoded by the coding sequence ATGCCGTTCAGCCTCCTCCTCCTGCTCCTCTCCGCACCGGACGTTCCGCCTGCGATGGCCGAAGTGCGCCCTTATCAGTCGCTGCATCTCACGGTCCTGTACAGCCCGCCGATCGCCCGGATCGACGGCGAGGACCGGCTCGTCTACGAGCTTCATGCGACCAATTTTGCCGCGCAAACGCTGACGGTCACGGACGTCGAGCTGCGCTCCGCCAGCGACGCTGCTCCGATCGCGCGCCTCGCTCCGGCCGGGATCATGCGGCGGATCGGCGCGCAACAGGGCGGCGCATATGATCTTGCGCCCGGGCAGCGCGCGATCTTCTATATCTCGGTATCGTGGCGCGGCCGTGGCGCGGAGCCGCTCATCCACCGGATCGGCCTGGTGCCGAAGGGCGCGGACGCCTCAGGCCGACCGGTCGCGATCGAAGGCGGCGCCTTCGTGCCGGCGCCCGCCCCCGGCCTCGACCTCGGCGCGCCGCTGCGCGGCGGGCCGTGGGCCGCAGTCGCGCTGCCCGAGGTCGATAACGGCCATCGCCGCTATCCCTATGCCGTCGCGGGGCGCGTGCGCCTGCCCGGACGCCATGCGATCGACTGGATGCCCGCCGCGGGGTTCGATCGCGCATCGGCCGGGACTGATGTGGCCGCCGACGGGTCGGGCGCGGATGTGCTGGCGGTCGCCGATGGCGAAATCCTGGTCGCCAAGGACCCGGATGCCCCCGGCGCGCTTGCCAGCATCGAGGATGAGACGGGAACGATGATCGTCCAGCGGCTGCCCGGCGGCCGCTATGCCTTTTACCAGCATCTGATGCCGGGCATCCCCGTCCGGCAAGGCGAGCGTGTCCGCAAGGGGCAGGTCATCGGACGTGTCGGATCGACGGGGCATGTCACCCAGCCGCACCTGCATTTCCACGTCGCCGACGGCATCGCGCCGCTCGACGGCGAAGGCCTGCCGTATCGGCTGAAGGCCGGCCGCATCGTCGGCGCCTATCCAGGCCGCGCGGATTTCGACGCGGCACGGCCCTGGCGCGCTGAAACCGAACGGCCGGTCGACGGCCTCCCCGCTCCCTATGCTGTGATCCGTTTCGAGCCCGCGCCGAGCAAACAGCCGCTTGTCGCGCGCGACCAAGCGGCTAATGAACCGCTATGCCCGCGAACGCCAAATCCGCAAAACGCCGCAAGCGCTCCTGGATCCTCCGGCCCGTCAAATGGCTGTTATCGTTGA
- the mtgA gene encoding monofunctional biosynthetic peptidoglycan transglycosylase: MPANAKSAKRRKRSWILRPVKWLLSLIAFSVLWVLVYAVVPPPVTFTMLADRNGITKDWTSLSDIDRNMVRAVIAAEDGKFCSHSGFDTEAIEEAIERNAKGKRLRGGSTISQQTAKNVFLWQGSGWTRYVRKVPEVWFTFLIETIWGKRRIMEVYLNVAETGIGTYGVEAGAQRYFKHGAAKLTPREAARIAAILPLPKKREAVSPSGFTRRYGNTIAARIGQVRRDGLDGCVYR, translated from the coding sequence ATGCCCGCGAACGCCAAATCCGCAAAACGCCGCAAGCGCTCCTGGATCCTCCGGCCCGTCAAATGGCTGTTATCGTTGATCGCCTTTTCGGTACTTTGGGTGCTCGTCTATGCCGTGGTGCCGCCGCCGGTGACGTTCACGATGCTGGCCGACCGTAACGGCATCACCAAGGACTGGACCAGCTTGTCCGACATCGACCGCAACATGGTGCGCGCGGTGATCGCGGCCGAGGACGGCAAATTTTGCAGCCACAGCGGTTTCGACACCGAAGCGATCGAGGAAGCGATTGAGCGCAACGCCAAGGGCAAGCGGCTGCGCGGCGGATCGACGATCAGCCAGCAGACCGCGAAAAATGTGTTCCTGTGGCAGGGCAGCGGCTGGACACGCTATGTCCGCAAGGTGCCTGAAGTCTGGTTCACCTTCCTGATCGAGACGATCTGGGGCAAGCGCCGGATCATGGAAGTTTACCTCAACGTCGCCGAGACGGGGATCGGTACCTATGGCGTCGAGGCGGGGGCGCAGCGTTATTTCAAACATGGCGCGGCCAAACTGACTCCGCGCGAAGCGGCGCGCATCGCCGCCATCCTGCCGCTGCCCAAGAAGCGCGAGGCGGTGAGCCCGTCGGGCTTTACGCGCCGCTATGGCAACACGATCGCCGCGCGGATCGGCCAGGTCCGGCGCGACGGGCTGGATGGATGCGTTTATCGATAG
- the rpoH gene encoding RNA polymerase sigma factor RpoH, producing MANKSNVPAVVPALGGEASLNRYLAEIRKFPLLTPEQEYMLAKRFQEHGDNEAAAQLVTSHLRLVAKIAMGYRGYGLPVSELISEGNIGLMQGVKKFDPERGFRLATYAMWWIRASIQEFILRSWSLVKMGTTAAQKKLFFNLRRMKNNLEAFEDGDLSPEHVAKIATDLGVTEEEVVSMNRRMAMGGDTSLNVPMGEDGDSQWQDLLGDEGPLQDERVAEAQERDVRHDLLTEALETLNERERHILTERRLTDDPKTLEDLSQVYDVSRERVRQIEVRAFEKLQKAMLKLAGDRRLLTA from the coding sequence ATGGCTAACAAAAGCAATGTTCCGGCAGTGGTACCCGCGCTCGGCGGTGAGGCGAGCCTGAACCGCTATCTGGCCGAAATCCGCAAATTCCCCCTTCTGACGCCCGAGCAGGAATATATGCTCGCCAAGCGGTTTCAGGAGCATGGCGACAATGAAGCCGCCGCACAGCTCGTCACCAGCCACCTTCGCCTCGTGGCGAAGATCGCGATGGGCTATCGCGGCTATGGTCTGCCGGTCAGCGAGCTGATCAGCGAGGGCAATATCGGCCTGATGCAAGGCGTGAAGAAGTTCGACCCCGAACGCGGCTTTCGCCTTGCCACCTATGCGATGTGGTGGATCCGCGCCTCGATCCAGGAATTCATCTTGCGTTCGTGGAGCCTCGTCAAAATGGGCACCACCGCGGCGCAGAAAAAGCTGTTCTTCAACCTCCGTCGGATGAAGAACAACCTCGAAGCATTCGAGGACGGCGATCTCAGTCCCGAACATGTCGCCAAGATCGCGACCGACCTGGGCGTCACCGAGGAAGAAGTCGTCAGCATGAACCGCCGCATGGCGATGGGCGGCGATACCTCGCTCAACGTCCCGATGGGCGAGGATGGCGACAGCCAGTGGCAGGATCTGCTGGGCGACGAAGGCCCGCTGCAGGACGAGCGCGTCGCCGAGGCGCAGGAGCGCGACGTGCGGCACGACCTGCTGACCGAAGCGCTCGAGACGCTGAATGAGCGCGAGCGCCATATCCTGACCGAACGCCGCCTGACCGACGATCCCAAGACGCTGGAGGATCTGAGCCAGGTTTATGACGTCAGCCGCGAGCGCGTTCGCCAGATCGAGGTGCGCGCCTTTGAGAAGCTGCAAAAGGCGATGCTGAAGCTCGCCGGCGACCGGCGCCTCCTGACCGCCTGA